A part of Antechinus flavipes isolate AdamAnt ecotype Samford, QLD, Australia chromosome 6, AdamAnt_v2, whole genome shotgun sequence genomic DNA contains:
- the CNGA1 gene encoding cGMP-gated cation channel alpha-1, translating into MLIMKRNIVSTQHSYVNIPEVIVQDTAEELRRIENGGYSSLSDDDDDDDSVSGMEHRNHQDGDIFRNNSDEKERTSSQRSQYLPGPIALFNVNNSSNKDQEAKEEEEKKKKKKKEKKDKSDDKKEKKKDPEKKKNKEKKKEKEKKKKEEPSKDKKEDEKKEVTVIDPAGNTYYNWLFCIAMPVMYNWTMIIARACFEELQSDYLAYWIILDYFSDIIYILDMIVRTRTGYLEQGLIVKDQSKLLKKYKSHLQFKLDVLSMIPTDLLFFKLGWSYPEIRLNRLLRISRMFEFFQRTETRTNYPNIFRISNLCMYIVIIIHWNACVYYSISKAIGFGNDTWVYPDINDPEFGRLARKYVYSLYWSTLTLTTIGETPPPVLDSEYVFVVVDFLIGVLIFATIVGNIGSMISNMNAARAEFQAKIDAVKQYMHFRNVSKDMEKRVIKWFDYLWTNEKTVDEREVLRYLPDKLKAEIAINVHLDTLKKVRIFADCEAGLLVELVLKLQPQVYSPGDYICKKGDIGREMYIIKEGKLAVVADDGITQFVVLSDGSYFGEISILNIKGSKAGNRRTANIKSIGYSDLFCLSKDDLMEALTEYPDAKCILEEKGRQILMKDGLLDINIANAGSDPKDLEEKVTQMEGSVDRLHTRFARILAEYESMQAKLKQRLTKVEKFLKPLIETEYSDIEVLETESTQE; encoded by the exons TTCACtctctgatgatgatgatgatgatgacagtgtCTCTGGGATGGAGCATAGAAACCACCAAGATGGGGATATTTTCAGAAATAACTCcgatgaaaaggaaagaacatcTTCACAGAG GAGTCAGTACCTTCCTGGTCCCATCGCACTCTTCAACGTTAACAACAGCAGCAATAAAGACCA agaggcgaaagaggaagaggaaaagaaaaagaaaaagaaaaaagaaaagaaaga CAAATCTGAtgataaaaaggagaagaaaaaggatccagaaaagaaaaagaataaggaaaaaaagaaagagaaagagaagaaaaagaaagaggaaccgagtaaagataagaaagaaga tgagaagaaagaagttaCAGTTATTGATCCAGCGGGGAACACATATTACAACTGGCTGTTTTGTATAGCTATGCCTGTGATGTACAACTGGACCATGATCATTGCAAG AGCATGTTTTGAGGAACTTCAGTCTGATTACTTAGCATATTGGATTATTTTGGACTACTTCTCAGATATAATCTATATTCTGGACATGATTGTACGAACAAGGACAG GTTACCTGGAACAAGGATTAATTGTGAAAGATCAGTCTAAGCTCCTGAAGAAATATAAGTCACATTTGCAATTTAAACTTGATGTTCTCTCAATGATACCAACTGATCTGCTGTTTTTTAAATTGGGATGGAGCTATCCAGAGATACGATTAAACAGATTACTCAGGATATCACGGATGTTTGAATTCTTCCAACGGACAGAAACAAGAACAAACTATCCAAATATCTTTAGGATTTCTAATCTTTGCATGTATATTGTGATTATCATCCACTGGAATGCATGCGTATACTATTCTATCTCTAAAGCCATTGGATTTGGGAATGATACATGGGTCTATCCTGACATTAATGATCCTGAATTTGGTCGTCTGGCTAGAAAGTATGTTTATAGTCTCTACTGGTCAACACTGACCTTAACCACCATTGGTGAAACTCCACCTCCTGTTTTGGACTCTGAGTATGTCTTCGTGGTGGTTGACTTCTTGATCGGAGTGTTAATTTTCGCTACCATCGTCGGTAATATCGGCTCCATGATTTCTAATATGAATGCAGCCAGAGCAGAATTTCAAGCAAAAATTGATGCTGTGAAACAATATATGCATTTTCGAAATGTGAGCAAAGATATGGAAAAAAGGGTTATCAAGTGGTTTGACTACTTAtggacaaatgaaaaaacagTAGATGAAAGGGAAGTCTTGAGATATCTACCAGATAAATTAAAGGCAGAGATTGCCATCAACGTTCATCTAGACACATTAAAGAAAGTACGCATTTTTGCTGATTGTGAAGCTGGACTATTGGTGGAACTGGTCTTGAAGTTACAACCTCAAGTCTATAGCCCTGGTGATTACATTTGCAAAAAAGGAGACATTGGACGGGAGATGTACATTATCAAAGAAGGGAAACTGGCTGTGGTAGCAGATGATGGGATCACACAGTTTGTGGTCTTGAGTGACGGTAGTTACTTTGGAGAGATTAGCATCCTCAACATTAAAGGCAGCAAAGCTGGCAACCGAAGAACAGCCAATATTAAAAGTATTGGTTACTCCGATCTCTTCTGTCTATCAAAAGATGATCTCATGGAAGCTCTAACTGAATACCCAGATGCTAAATGTATTCTAGAAGAGAAAGGCAGACAAATCTTAATGAAGGATGGACTGCTGGACATAAATATTGCAAATGCAGGAAGTGATCCTAAGGACCTGGAAGAGAAGGTCACACAAATGGAGGGATCGGTAGACCGTTTGCATACAAGATTTGCCAGGATTCTGGCTGAGTATGAATCGATGCAGGCGAAGTTGAAGCAAAGGCTAACTAAAGTTGAGAAATTCTTGAAACCATTAATTGAAACAGAGTACTCAGATATCGAAGTACTAGAAACAGAGTCTACACAGGAATGA